A region from the Nitrospinota bacterium genome encodes:
- a CDS encoding SUMF1/EgtB/PvdO family nonheme iron enzyme gives MKYGTGKNELSMNDANYDYKGTKPVGSYAPNALGLHDMAGNVWEWVADWYGAYSSGEQKNPKGPSDGTHLVLRGGSWGAYPDDLRASVRRVVPAYRSGASGFRCVQ, from the coding sequence GTGAAATACGGGACAGGGAAGAACGAGCTAAGCATGAACGACGCGAATTACGATTACAAGGGGACGAAACCTGTGGGGAGCTACGCGCCCAACGCGCTGGGTTTGCATGACATGGCTGGCAACGTGTGGGAATGGGTGGCGGACTGGTACGGCGCTTATTCTTCGGGAGAGCAAAAGAACCCGAAGGGGCCTTCGGATGGGACGCATCTTGTGTTGCGCGGCGGTTCGTGGGGCGCTTACCCGGACGACTTGCGCGCGTCCGTTCGCCGCGTCGTTCCGGCGTACCGTAGCGGCGCTAGCGGCTTTCGTTGCGTCCAGTAA
- a CDS encoding formylglycine-generating enzyme family protein — MALALPISACEAKAKPFKGETYRTLDGGTVVRIYSADELEIKKERAPNIVAKYTLEEGGKKLRVSFTALGTTTAVYYEITNDGIVDEHGATLYSTAALDSRLKGLRAEASKLLVPVKGGCFDMGDTFGNGGSDEKPVHRVCLDDFKMDKYEVTQSAYQSAMGNNPSHHKDCPDCPVEQVTWDEAKGYCENVGKRLPTEAE; from the coding sequence GTGGCGCTGGCGTTGCCCATCTCCGCCTGCGAGGCGAAAGCCAAACCGTTCAAGGGCGAAACCTACCGCACGCTGGACGGCGGCACAGTCGTAAGAATCTACTCCGCCGATGAGCTGGAAATAAAAAAGGAGCGCGCCCCCAACATCGTGGCGAAGTACACCCTCGAAGAGGGGGGTAAAAAGCTCCGCGTATCGTTCACCGCCCTGGGCACGACCACAGCCGTCTATTACGAAATAACAAATGACGGAATAGTTGATGAGCATGGGGCCACACTGTACTCCACCGCCGCCCTCGATTCACGTTTGAAGGGGTTGCGGGCGGAAGCGTCGAAACTGCTCGTCCCTGTTAAAGGCGGTTGTTTCGACATGGGTGACACGTTCGGGAATGGCGGTTCGGATGAGAAACCGGTTCACCGCGTCTGCCTGGACGATTTCAAGATGGACAAGTACGAGGTTACGCAGTCAGCGTACCAGTCGGCGATGGGGAATAACCCTTCACACCATAAAGACTGTCCGGACTGCCCGGTGGAGCAGGTGACGTGGGACGAGGCGAAGGGGTATTGCGAAAACGTAGGTAAACGATTGCCGACGGAGGCGGAGTGA